The stretch of DNA GGATTTCGGGCTGGCCCGCGAAGCCGAGACCGATGCGGACCCGGAGGCTACCGTTTGGGGCACGCCCTACTATATTGCTCCCGAGAAAGTGATGCGTGAAGGGGAGACCTTTCTTTCGGACATGTATAGCTTAGGTGGCACCCTCTACCATGCCCTCACCGGCCACGTGCCCTTCGAGGCCGAAGATTTCAAGGACGTCATCGCCGCTCACGTGCACACCCCCCTGACCCATCCCAAACAGGTCCGGCCTGATATTACTGATCAGACCAACGATGCCTTGGTACGGGCGATGGCCAAAGTGCCAACTGAGCGGTTTGAAACCTACTTTGACTTCCGCATGGCCCTCGAAGCCGCGCGGACCGCCCTCCTCTTCTCGATCCACCGTCCGGGAGAATCGGAGAAGGGTTTCAAGAGCTGGTTCAAGAGATAAGTTAGGTGTTAGGGGCCAGGTGCTAGGTGTTAGGTGCCGCGGAAGCTGCGCCGCTTTCGTAATCGTAATCGTAATCCTCCCACATCGCACCTCGCCCCCTTGTTCCCTGGAGGGGCAGCCGTGAGAAGGCTTCCCCACATGGTCCTCCAAAGGGGTCGAATTGCACATCGCTCATTTTTCATTGGGAACTCAGAACCCCAGGGGGTTCACAGAAATTAGCCGGGAATCGCAGCGCAGCGTAGATCCCCGGAAACCCGGTCCCATTTCACCGCACCCCGTAGGGCGTGCCACCCTACCACCCACCACCCACCACCCCACCACCCACCACCTACCCCCTTCCCCCTTCCCCCAATCTCGCGGACAGAAACCGCTTCTCCGAGTCGCTCTCCACCAATTCCAGCGCGCGACGGAAATGCGCGGCGGCGGCGTCGCGATTTCCCAGTCGCGACTCAAAATCACCCAGCACGGAGTACAACAAATAGTAAGATTCCAACTTGTCGCGCTGAGGAATCGCCATCACGGCGGCTCGCCCTGCTTCGGGTCCCTCGAGCATGGAGATCACAACCGCCCGGTTCAGCGCCACCACCGGTGAATCATCCATCGTGATCCAATGATCATAGAGCGCGCGGATTCGACGCCAGTCGGTGGATGCCTCATCGGCCGACGCTGCGTGGACCGCCGCAATCCCCGCTTGCACGTGATATTCCGAGATCTCCGCGCCCGCCGCGGACCGGGCGATGTGCAGCATGCCGCGAGCGATCAGCGAACGGTCCCACTGGCTGCGGTCCTGTTCCCGCAATCGAACCAGGTTACCGTCGTCGTCCACTCGAGCAGGCAGACGCGCGGCGTTGAGCAGCATCAACGCAAGCAGCGCGTGAGCCTTAGGCTGATTGCCCGCGGGATGCGAGGTGAGCAGTGAGGCCAGCCGAATCGCCTCATGACAAACATCCTCGCGAATCAGCTTCGGTCCGACCGACGTCTTGTATCCTTCATTGAACAGGAGGTAAAGCGTGTGAAGCACGCCATCCAAGCGTTTCACCAGCTCCGCTCCTTCGGGAATCGCGAAGGGAATTTGGGCGTCGCGGATCTTGGCCCGTGCGCGCACCAGTCGTTTGGCAATGGCGGCTTCGGAAGTCAGGAACGCGCGACTGATCTCTTCCGTTCCGAATCCGCACAAGGTACGAAGCGCCAAGGCCACTTGGGCTTCGACAGGCACCACCGGATGGCAGCACACGAACATCAGGCGCAACCGATCGTCGCTGATCTGATCCGACTCCGGGCCACTGGCCGATTCGGCATCGGGCCGGGCCATGTGATCCTCCAGCAGACGAATGATTTCCGGCTCCTTATCCCGGAACACCTTCTGGCGCCGGACCACATCCAGAGCCAGGTTGCGCGAGGCCCGCATAATCCAAGCAGCCGGATTGTCCGGAACCCCGTAGAAGGGCCAGGTTTGCAGAGCGCGGGCGAGCGTTTCCTGCACGACGTCTTCGGCCAGCGTGAGATGTTCCACGCCAAAGATGCCGGTGAGCGTGGCGACGATCCGGGCCGACTCATGTCGGAACAGATGTTCCACGACTTGGGGAACAGCATCGCTGGGTTGGGTCGACGCCGGCTCGGGAGTGTCGGACGCGCTCATGAGCCAAGACGCTCCACCGGATGGGCAGCAGGACAGATCACACGTCCTGTTCTGCCGTGAACCCTGGGGGGTGATCAAGCGTGGAGAATGGGGGAACTGGAAGGTGGTAGGTGCCGGGTGTCACGGTCA from Verrucomicrobiales bacterium encodes:
- a CDS encoding sigma-70 family RNA polymerase sigma factor, with product MSASDTPEPASTQPSDAVPQVVEHLFRHESARIVATLTGIFGVEHLTLAEDVVQETLARALQTWPFYGVPDNPAAWIMRASRNLALDVVRRQKVFRDKEPEIIRLLEDHMARPDAESASGPESDQISDDRLRLMFVCCHPVVPVEAQVALALRTLCGFGTEEISRAFLTSEAAIAKRLVRARAKIRDAQIPFAIPEGAELVKRLDGVLHTLYLLFNEGYKTSVGPKLIREDVCHEAIRLASLLTSHPAGNQPKAHALLALMLLNAARLPARVDDDGNLVRLREQDRSQWDRSLIARGMLHIARSAAGAEISEYHVQAGIAAVHAASADEASTDWRRIRALYDHWITMDDSPVVALNRAVVISMLEGPEAGRAAVMAIPQRDKLESYYLLYSVLGDFESRLGNRDAAAAHFRRALELVESDSEKRFLSARLGEGGRG